CGACTGGGCCAAGGTCGTTCTCGTCCCCGGACTCGGCATGATCACCGCGTCCCGCGACAAGCGAGGCGCCGTCACCGCCAACCTCTGCTACCGCGCCGTGCTCGAGACGATCGCGAACGCGGAGTCGCTCGGCGGTTTCCGGTTCATCCCCGAGTCGGACGTCTTCGAGTTCGAGCGGTGGCCCCTCGAGCGGCGGAAGGTCGACGAGCAGGACGCGAAGGAACGGAAGTCGCTGCTCCTTTCGCGCCATGTGGCGGTCGTGATCGGCGGCGGAAGCGGGATCGGCAGGGCCGCGGCCCGGCGCTTTGCCGAGGAGGGCGCGCATGTCGTGGTGGCCGATCTCGACGCCGCGGCCGCGGACGCGGTGGCGAAGGAGGTCGGAGCCTCCCACCCGGGGCGCGCGATCGGGGCGGCGCTCGACGTCCGCGACGATGCGAGCATCGCAACCCTGATTCGCCGGACCGTGCTGGAGTATGGCGGCCTGGACTCGCTCTTCTACACGGCCGGTCAAGCGCCGCGATTCGCCGGCGTCACCGACCTCCGGCGCGAGGACCTGCAGCGCCAGTTGGACGTCCATTACCTCGGCGCCGTCCTGGCCGTGGGCGCCGCGGCCTCGGTCCTGCGGCGCCAGCGGACCGGCGGCGCGATCGTCGCCTCGGTGTCGAAGGCGGCGATGGCGCCCGGCCGCGACGCCGCGGCCTACGGTGGCAGCAAGGCGGCGCTGATGCAGGCGCTCCGCGTCGCGGCCGTCGAGCTGGGCGGCGACGGCATCCGGGTGAACGCCATCAACGCCGACCAGGTCGAGACGCCCCTCTTCCTCCGGTTCGTGGAAGAGCGCGCCGCCATGCGCGGCATCACGGTCGCGGAACAGCTCGAGGCATACCGCAAGCGGAACGTCATGGGCGTCTCGCTCATTCCGGCCGAAAGCGTCGCCGATCTCGCCGCGCTGCTCGCGAGCGAGCGCTTCCGCTACACCACGGGCGACATCCTCACCGTCGACGGCGGTCTCCCGGAGGCGTTCCCCCGCTAGATCGGTCGCCCGGCCTCGATCCAGCGGGCGGGCGAGTGAGCCGAATCCCCCCCGATTTGCGCGTCTAGGAACGTAACCCGCGATCTCCAGGGACCGTGCGTCCCCTGGCCGATTCACGTCATGGCTCGCGCTCCGTGGGAGGTCACGATGCATCGCAGGAAGCTGCTTGTTCTGGCCGTGGGTCTGGCTCTGCTCCCGGCCACGGGAGGGCGGGCCCAGATGATCCCGCTCGCGGACGTTCGGGAGAACTCGGCCGACGCGACCGCCTTCGGGATCACCGACGCCCAGTTTCATCACCCCCCGGCGCCCTTCGCCTACTGGGAAGACAACGCCTCGGCCCATGTCGACAACCCCGATCCCGAGGGGTCCGGCTTCACCGACGCCGGGGCCTATTCCATCTCGGAGTTCTTCCCGGCGGGCATCAACGCCTCCGGCGGCACGGGTGGGAGCTGGCAGATCGTCCCCGGCCAGTACACCGCGCTCTCCTACGTGAACTTCAAGTTCCGGGTCGATACCTGCTTCGACTACAAGATGGACGCCTGGTTCACCCCGGGAGACCTGGGGTCCTCGCCGGACAGCCGCGTTGCGCTCGGGGCGTCGGGGACCAACGTCGACTACCAGAGCACGACGAGCGAGACTCATCAGACCGGACGCCTTCCCGCGGGCACCTACGAATTGGAAGGAAAGTCGTACATCATTTCGGATCAGGAAAACACGTCCGGCCCCGTCTACTCCATCATCTGGACCTGCACGCCCTGCTCGGCCACGCTCGTCCGATCTCATCCCGTGGATCGCACGGTGGCCTGCGGCGGCACCGCGACGTTTTCCGTCGTGCCGACGACGCCGGTGCCCCCCGGCCTCACCTATCAATGGCGGAAGAACCTCGTCCCGCTTGCGAATGGAGGGAACCTCGGGGGCGTCACGACGCCGACGCTCACCATCTCGAGCGCGTGCACGTCGGACCAGGGCTACTACGACGTCGTCCTGAGCAACGGCACGATCGTGGAGCCGAGCCGGCTCGCGCACCTTGGGGTCACGACGGTGGTGACCGGGGTCGACGAGACCGAGTCGGGGCAACGCCCCTTCTCGATCGAATCGGCGGGGCCCAATCCGTTCAGCGCCACGACGTCGTTCCGCTACGCCGCGGCCAGACCCCAGTACGCGAGAATCGCGATCTACGGCGCTTCGGGCGCGCTCGTTCGATCGCTGGTCGATGGGATGGTTTCGGGCGTGGGCACCGTCACCTGGGACGGCACGACGCGCACGGGGTCACGCGCCCCCGCCGGCATCTACTTCATGCGCGTCGACGCGGGGTCCGGCCGGGAGACGCACAAGGTGGTGCTCCTCCGGTAGGCTGGCGCTCCCACTAGGTTTCCAGCTTCATCTTCTTTAGAAATGGGCGCCACCTGGGGTCGCGGTGGAGGCTTCGGAGGCATCGCGTCGCCTTCATGGCGGTGATTCCGCCGTCCTTCTCCACGTAGGCGCGCTCGAGCCACTCGAACGCCTCGTCCACCTGGCCGCGTGAACCGTACACCTCGGCGATCTGGAAGGGGCATTCCGAACGGTGCTTCTCGATCAGCTCGGCCAACGCCGCGTCCGAATCGGCTCGATGGCCGAGTCGATGGAGGACGAGGGCACGCGCCCAGATCCGGAACCCCTCATGCGGCTCTCGCGCGAGCTGCGCCAGGGCCTCTTCGCCGCGGCCCAGGTCACAGAGCACGACCGCAAGGATGGCGTTCGTCTTGATTCTTCCCGGCGTGAGCTCCAGGGCTTTCCGTAGAGGGGCCTCGGCTTCGACGTCGCGATCCGCCGCCTGGAGCGCGAAGCCCAAGGCGCCGTAGCTGCCCGCGCTCAGGGGATCCTGCTCCAGCGCGCGCTGGAACAGGGGGATCGCTCGCTCCAGATCGCCCAGCATCCTGGCCAGACTGGCGGCCCCTCGGAGCGCCTCGACGTTCTCCGGCGCGAGCTCCAGGGCACGCGCGAAGGAACCATTCGCGCCCTGAAAATCCCAATCGTGTGCGGCTTGGATCCATGCGATCTCGATATGGCCCTCGGGGAGCTCCGGTTCCAGAGACCGCGCCCGCTCGGCCGCATCCCGGGCTCGCGCGTACCCCTCCGCCACCGGAGCCCAGGCCATGTCCGCCTGCACGCCGTAGGCATGGCTCAGTTCCGCCCAAGCGAGGGCATAGGACGGGTCCATCGCCAGCGCCTCGCGCAGGTACTCGATGGCCTTCCCGGTATCCTCGCGGGTCATACGATCCAGCAGATATCGGGCGAGAAGAACGATCCGGCGCGCTTCGGGGTCCACCCCGCGCCCCTTGGTCGCGCGCGCCACGTCCGCTTTCGCCTCACCACTGGCGTCGGAGTCGTCCTCGCCCCCCAGGAGCGTCGCGCGCAACTCCTTCACCACCGACTGCGCGATGTCGTCCTGGACCGCGAAGATGTCCTCCAGCGTCCGGTCGTACGTTTCCGACCAGAGATGCGAGCTGTCCCCAACGTTCACCAACTGGACCGACACGCGGATCCGATTGCCCGCCTTGCGAACGCTCCCCTCGAGGAGCGTCGCCACGTTGAGCGCCCGGCCGATCTCCGCGACCGTCGCCTGCTTTCCCTTGAACGCGAACGCCGAGGTGCGCGCCGTCACGCGCAGTCCCTTGATCTTGGCGAGCACGTGGAGCAGCTCGTCCGCGAGCCCGTCGGAGAAGTACTCGTCGTCCGCGCTCGCGCTGCGGTTCGCGAAGGGCAGCACCGCGATCGATGCGAGATCCACCGACGGCGGCTTGGGCGAGGCTCCGCGCTCGAGAAGGTTCCGCAGACGGCGAAGCTCGTGGGACACGTCAAGCGCGGATTGAATCCTCTCGCGCGGGTCCTTCTCCAGGCATCGGCCTACGATGCGCGCGAGGTCGTCGGGGACATCCGCGCGGATCCGGTTCAGCGCCTCCGGCGTGTCCCGCAGGATGGCCGACGTCACTTCGGCGTGGCTCGTTCCGAGGAACGGCCGGCGCCCCGCCGCGAGCTCGTAGAGGATGATGCCCAGGGCGAACAGGTCGCTCCGCGCGTCGACCGCCTCCCCCCGAAGCTGTTCGGGGGCCATGTAGGGCACCGTCCCCGCCACCTGACCGTCCACGGAAAGCGGAACCTCCACGGTGACCGCGGCGCTCGTTTCCTCGGCGGCGCCATCCAGGCTCATCATCTTCGCGAGGCCGAAGTCCAGGACCTTGACTCGGCCCTCGCGCGTCACCATCACGTTCCCAGGCTTGAGGTCGCGGTGGATCACGCCCCTCGCGTGGGCCGCGGCGAGGGCGTCGGCGAGTGGTACCGCGAGATCGAGGAGCTTCGGTAGCGGAAGGCCGCCGGGAGCCACGAGATTCGAGAGCGTCTGTCCCTCGACCAGCTCCATCGTGAGGAAGCGGACGCCGTCGGCCTCCTCGACGGAGTAGAGGGTGACGATGCTGGGATGGTTGAGCCCGCCGACGGTGCGCGCTTCACGCTCGAACCGGGCGAGACGCTCCGGGGAGGACGCCGCATCCGCCGGAAGCACCTTGACGGCGATGTCGCGGCCCAGGCGGCGGTCCTGGGCGCGATAGACCTCCCCCATGCCGCCGGCGCCGAGCAGGCCGACGATCTGGTACGCGCCGAGCCGGGTTCCTGGCGTGAGGCTCACGAACGGGGAAACGCCTCCACTCCGTAGTCCAGACCGTCGCCGCGCCCCTTGATTCCTTCCATCCTCTTCAATGCCATGGCGCTCTCCGTGGGTCCTGCCGTCCGGCAAGTGGTTGAGTATGGCGTAGTTGGCGGCCGGTGCAATCGGGGAATTGTCGGGCGTCATGGCGCGGCTCTATTGTTCACCCGTCCAGGCCTCCCCCCACCCCGAAAGGATCCAGAATGCGAATCCGTGGATTCATCTGCTTCGCTGTCGGCTTGGTTCTCACCGCGGCGATGGCACGTGCCGAAGAGATTACCGTCGTGAGTGGCGTGCTCGGGCCCGAAGGACCGCTATTCGTCGACGGGAATCTCTACTACGTGGCATGGACGTCGGGCACGCTGTCGAAGTGGGATGGCAAGACCACCACGGTCCTGAACTCGCTACCGGGCTGCAGCCACAATGGCCTCGCGCTCACCAAGCGGAAGACGTTCTTGCTCGCGTGCACCGACGAGCATGGCGCCATCCTCGAGCTCGACATGAAGGGCACCCCATTGCGCCGGTGGGACGCCGATGACCAAGGCCGCAAGTTCGATGGAGGCATCAACGATATCGTGGTCACGGCGAGCGGCGGCGCCTATGCCACCGTGTTCGGTCCCTATCAGAGCGTTCCGACGGCGGTGGCGGGCCGGATCCTGTACCTCGCTCCGGGCGGGCAGCAGTGGGTCGAGGTCGCGAACGATCTCAACTACGCCAACGGCATCGGCATCTCCCCGGACCAGAGGACGCTTTACGTCAGCGAGACCGTCGGGAACTGCATCCTGAAGTTCGCGGTCAACCCCGACGGCTCACTGGGTCAGCGCGCGAACTTCGCCCTGCTGAGTCGCCTGACGCCGAACAAGAACGACTCGTGGTGGCTGGGACCGGACAGCATGAAGATCGACGGCAGGGGCAATATGTACGTCGCCCAGTGGTTCGGCGGGAAAATCCTGAAGATCGCTCCCGACGGCACGCTGCTGCACGTGTTCCCGATTGCCGCGGGCGACGGCACGACCAATGTGGCGTTCGGCCCGGGCGGGAAAGACCTGTACGTCACGGTCGTGAAGGACCCGAATGACCCGCAGGCGACGGGCAGCATCGTGAGGATCCCGAACGTCGAGTAGCGGCAGCAAACCGAAGCGCGATTGACTATCGGAGCCGCACCACCCGGCGGGTCTCGGCGCGTTCGCCGGTCACCATGCGCACGAAATAGACGCCTGAAGCCGTGGGCGCGCCCCGGGAGTCCAGTCCGCTCCACGATACCTGGTGACTGCCC
Above is a window of Candidatus Binatia bacterium DNA encoding:
- a CDS encoding protein kinase → MSLTPGTRLGAYQIVGLLGAGGMGEVYRAQDRRLGRDIAVKVLPADAASSPERLARFEREARTVGGLNHPSIVTLYSVEEADGVRFLTMELVEGQTLSNLVAPGGLPLPKLLDLAVPLADALAAAHARGVIHRDLKPGNVMVTREGRVKVLDFGLAKMMSLDGAAEETSAAVTVEVPLSVDGQVAGTVPYMAPEQLRGEAVDARSDLFALGIILYELAAGRRPFLGTSHAEVTSAILRDTPEALNRIRADVPDDLARIVGRCLEKDPRERIQSALDVSHELRRLRNLLERGASPKPPSVDLASIAVLPFANRSASADDEYFSDGLADELLHVLAKIKGLRVTARTSAFAFKGKQATVAEIGRALNVATLLEGSVRKAGNRIRVSVQLVNVGDSSHLWSETYDRTLEDIFAVQDDIAQSVVKELRATLLGGEDDSDASGEAKADVARATKGRGVDPEARRIVLLARYLLDRMTREDTGKAIEYLREALAMDPSYALAWAELSHAYGVQADMAWAPVAEGYARARDAAERARSLEPELPEGHIEIAWIQAAHDWDFQGANGSFARALELAPENVEALRGAASLARMLGDLERAIPLFQRALEQDPLSAGSYGALGFALQAADRDVEAEAPLRKALELTPGRIKTNAILAVVLCDLGRGEEALAQLAREPHEGFRIWARALVLHRLGHRADSDAALAELIEKHRSECPFQIAEVYGSRGQVDEAFEWLERAYVEKDGGITAMKATRCLRSLHRDPRWRPFLKKMKLET
- a CDS encoding SDR family oxidoreductase; protein product: DWAKVVLVPGLGMITASRDKRGAVTANLCYRAVLETIANAESLGGFRFIPESDVFEFERWPLERRKVDEQDAKERKSLLLSRHVAVVIGGGSGIGRAAARRFAEEGAHVVVADLDAAAADAVAKEVGASHPGRAIGAALDVRDDASIATLIRRTVLEYGGLDSLFYTAGQAPRFAGVTDLRREDLQRQLDVHYLGAVLAVGAAASVLRRQRTGGAIVASVSKAAMAPGRDAAAYGGSKAALMQALRVAAVELGGDGIRVNAINADQVETPLFLRFVEERAAMRGITVAEQLEAYRKRNVMGVSLIPAESVADLAALLASERFRYTTGDILTVDGGLPEAFPR
- a CDS encoding FlgD immunoglobulin-like domain containing protein — its product is MHRRKLLVLAVGLALLPATGGRAQMIPLADVRENSADATAFGITDAQFHHPPAPFAYWEDNASAHVDNPDPEGSGFTDAGAYSISEFFPAGINASGGTGGSWQIVPGQYTALSYVNFKFRVDTCFDYKMDAWFTPGDLGSSPDSRVALGASGTNVDYQSTTSETHQTGRLPAGTYELEGKSYIISDQENTSGPVYSIIWTCTPCSATLVRSHPVDRTVACGGTATFSVVPTTPVPPGLTYQWRKNLVPLANGGNLGGVTTPTLTISSACTSDQGYYDVVLSNGTIVEPSRLAHLGVTTVVTGVDETESGQRPFSIESAGPNPFSATTSFRYAAARPQYARIAIYGASGALVRSLVDGMVSGVGTVTWDGTTRTGSRAPAGIYFMRVDAGSGRETHKVVLLR
- a CDS encoding SMP-30/gluconolactonase/LRE family protein; protein product: MRIRGFICFAVGLVLTAAMARAEEITVVSGVLGPEGPLFVDGNLYYVAWTSGTLSKWDGKTTTVLNSLPGCSHNGLALTKRKTFLLACTDEHGAILELDMKGTPLRRWDADDQGRKFDGGINDIVVTASGGAYATVFGPYQSVPTAVAGRILYLAPGGQQWVEVANDLNYANGIGISPDQRTLYVSETVGNCILKFAVNPDGSLGQRANFALLSRLTPNKNDSWWLGPDSMKIDGRGNMYVAQWFGGKILKIAPDGTLLHVFPIAAGDGTTNVAFGPGGKDLYVTVVKDPNDPQATGSIVRIPNVE